In the genome of Candidatus Poribacteria bacterium, one region contains:
- a CDS encoding hydantoinase/oxoprolinase family protein, which translates to MKTGLGIDTGGTYTDSVLLDFETGKVIRKAKALTTRHDLSIGILDSIEALGDIPSGSIRLVSLSTTLTTNSIVEGKGGKVCLIGIGYNPKLLYEGLGDSFPVREIHIIRGGHDIYGVEREPLDLEAARRVILKTRDSVEAYAVSGYGAVRNPDHEIRVKELIRSLCDLPVVCGHELSDRLDSIKRAVTAAFNARLIPLIRDLILSVERALKAKGIDAPIMVVKGDGHMMSHRMAMERPIETILSGPAASVMGGKFLSGCKDGIVVDMGGTTTDIAVLYDGSPRLSGEGARVGGWRTSILAADIQTTGIGGDSHIRLDPTLGFTISPRRVVPLCLLSSRHPEIKKELLRIGSSRRAPAFTYQPIDFLILNRSDDGAGRPEVISQLRDGPKSIDQIARAMGTHPALLNLNDLEESGVIIRSGLTPTDILHYRGMYLEWDREAAEIGVKLCSRWLGISPDKFADRVLEAVERKVAGEIAGKIISDESGIALHNGCRLCSWIWREMLGLDDKGGITFSARLNSPIIAIGAPVEAYMPNVARRLNAELIIPPHAEVANAVGAITGGIVQTATVRIEPIYTPAGVAGYTIHAPSGRFEVEKMSEALRIAEREASNEAERLARMAGASEVEIEVEKLDMETAVPADMGRKVLLEICVRATAYGRMEGIKF; encoded by the coding sequence ATGAAAACGGGCTTGGGAATAGATACCGGAGGGACATATACCGATTCGGTCCTCCTGGATTTCGAAACCGGAAAGGTGATTCGAAAGGCGAAGGCGCTGACGACGAGACATGACCTCTCGATCGGGATACTGGATTCCATAGAGGCGTTGGGCGATATCCCCTCAGGCTCCATAAGATTGGTCTCGCTCTCAACCACTCTCACCACAAACTCGATCGTGGAGGGAAAGGGCGGCAAGGTCTGTCTGATCGGGATCGGATACAATCCGAAGCTGCTCTATGAGGGGCTGGGTGACTCCTTCCCCGTCAGGGAGATCCACATCATACGGGGAGGACACGATATCTACGGGGTGGAACGGGAGCCGTTGGATCTGGAGGCGGCTCGTAGGGTGATCCTGAAGACGAGGGATTCCGTCGAGGCATATGCCGTCTCCGGATACGGCGCCGTGAGAAACCCCGATCATGAGATCAGGGTCAAGGAGCTGATACGATCCCTCTGTGATCTGCCCGTCGTCTGCGGTCATGAGCTCAGCGACAGGCTCGATTCGATAAAACGTGCCGTCACGGCCGCCTTCAACGCCAGATTGATCCCCCTTATCCGCGATCTCATCCTCTCCGTCGAGAGGGCGCTTAAGGCGAAGGGGATAGATGCCCCTATCATGGTCGTTAAGGGTGATGGCCATATGATGAGCCACAGGATGGCGATGGAGAGGCCGATAGAGACCATCCTCTCCGGACCTGCCGCCAGCGTGATGGGAGGTAAGTTCCTGTCAGGGTGTAAGGACGGGATCGTGGTGGATATGGGTGGAACGACGACCGACATAGCTGTTCTCTATGACGGCTCCCCCAGACTCAGCGGCGAGGGAGCGAGAGTCGGGGGGTGGCGGACGAGCATCCTGGCGGCCGATATCCAAACCACGGGTATAGGCGGCGACAGCCATATAAGGCTCGATCCGACGCTCGGCTTTACGATCTCACCCCGGAGGGTCGTTCCCCTATGTCTCCTTTCAAGCCGCCATCCAGAGATCAAAAAGGAGCTCCTCAGGATCGGCTCCTCCAGAAGGGCGCCGGCCTTTACCTACCAGCCGATCGACTTCCTGATCTTAAACAGATCGGACGACGGAGCGGGGCGACCTGAGGTGATATCGCAATTGAGAGACGGGCCGAAGTCGATCGATCAGATCGCACGAGCCATGGGAACCCATCCCGCCCTTTTGAATCTGAACGATCTGGAGGAGAGCGGGGTGATAATACGTTCGGGGCTTACCCCGACGGATATCCTGCACTACAGAGGCATGTACCTGGAATGGGATAGGGAGGCGGCGGAGATCGGGGTGAAGCTCTGCTCCAGATGGCTTGGGATCTCGCCCGATAAATTCGCTGATAGGGTGCTTGAAGCGGTGGAGAGGAAGGTGGCCGGGGAGATAGCGGGGAAAATCATATCGGATGAATCCGGAATCGCCCTGCACAACGGATGCAGGTTGTGTAGCTGGATCTGGAGGGAGATGCTCGGCTTGGATGATAAAGGGGGGATCACCTTCTCCGCGAGGCTCAACTCGCCGATAATCGCCATAGGCGCGCCGGTGGAGGCTTACATGCCCAACGTGGCCCGTAGGCTGAACGCCGAATTGATCATACCTCCCCACGCCGAGGTGGCAAACGCAGTGGGAGCGATAACCGGCGGGATCGTTCAGACCGCCACCGTCCGTATAGAGCCGATATACACCCCGGCCGGAGTAGCGGGATATACGATCCATGCCCCATCGGGAAGGTTCGAGGTCGAGAAGATGTCTGAGGCGTTGAGGATCGCTGAGAGGGAAGCGTCAAATGAGGCCGAGAGGCTGGCGAGGATGGCCGGCGCATCTGAGGTGGAAATAGAGGTGGAAAAACTTGACATGGAGACCGCCGTCCCAGCGGATATGGGAAGGAAGGTGTTGCTCGAGATATGTGTTAGGGCGACCGCATATGGGAGAATGGAGGGGATAAAATTCTAG